CACTTCTTTGTGGGTTCAAACAAAGTCTAGAATAAGACTAAGATAACAGGTCTGAGTATCCTGCAGTGCTTGACAGCCGTATGAAGTTCCAACTCAGTCATATGACCAGAGGACTGCAGGCTACAAACAACCCCGTAAACATTAACGCGGGCGCACACAAGGACGGAAGACCAACTTGCAGTATGTTTGGGGAGGGAAAAAGGCTGAAATGTTTACTAAATCTAATATATACATGTCAACATTGTGGTCATTTGGTGACTCATTTTTGATAATCCTCGGTACACGTGTTCTATACGCCCGGCTAAACTCCGGCCACAAACATCGTAATATTAAGGCGCCTTCCCTGACAGTGATAGTAAATCTTCAACAAGCGATGACTCAACACATTTTCCGAACCGATGGAAACAACTTTTCGACACAGCACAAACCTAATACTCGAAACGACATTTCTGCAAATAAAATTCGACAAACAATCTGATAAACCCGCTCTCCACGACGAGTCGCTAGCTGTTAGGtggaacaaaaaaagacaaggagcGACAGGCCAAACATGtgtaaaagtttaaatttaatcGACGTATGTGCAAGTTGAATGAATACGCTATACCCGAATTTAAGACTGGCAAAATACTAATTTGAAAAGTGCTGAATCTTACTGTAAGTTTCCTACAGCATTTCCGTCAAGCGAAAAGATTATGAATTGGTTTCATTTTGAATGTAGTTTGGCCTGTCTTGAGCATCGTTCACCATCGCTAGCTGTGAATGAGCTGGCTTCGGGGGTTACGAATTGCGCTGTTATTTGGCAACACATAGAAAGATGAACAAGACTAGAAAGACTGTAAAACACGAAGAAAACACTTACTAATGACCACGGGAGGTCTAAGGGGCTGACAGGGCTTGTCGCCAGCACATTTCTCCAACGGTCTCCCACTGCTCCGCgccgacaacaacaacaataacaaaccgGCTTGGAGCAGCGAAGAGAAGGCGGTTATCCGGTGCCAAGCCGCCATGGCTCCTTATATCTCATAGCCAAGCGGCCATGGTTGCCTCCTCGTGAGTGTagatctgctgctgtttggggTTGCTGCCAAAGCCCTCTGATGTTACTTAAAGCAATGTAAACGTTGACAATGATCAGTGGCCAAAAAGCTGGCGATCACGAGGTCTAGATTACGGAACGATCCACCCGGCAACGTAATTCCAGCAATCAAGTCAAAAGTCATCGACAGCAGATGTAGTCCGACGGACGCCGAGAGTTCGACTTGATTTGTACCGGATATAAACTAATCAACCCTGCACGGATAAGgcaggtatagaaaatggatggatggatggataaactAATCATTTAACGACAGTGGCGGAGTTTGATGGACAGGggcaaaataaatcaaagagcCACCAGGTATATGAGGTGGGACACCAGGTTGCAGAATACTGGGATGCATTTATGGTTAGACATTTACAATCTGTGGTTaagattaaaattgtttttttatatgaCTCAGATTCAAAGTTAAAACAACTATACAGGAAATATATTTACTTAACCATTTAGAGACACATCGAATCTAACTTATTATATGGCACTTCATCACGTTTCCTCCACAGAAAGGGCATCTCGGAGGGCACTtggtcatgtttttttgttttgttttgttttgttcaaacatGTGGGCAACTGCCCCCTCTGCACCATTCTTGAGTCCACCATATAACACATTAACTTTTGTGATAGTAGGTGCTTTATTATAAGTCGAAccatacaaatacatttcacatattacatgtaaatataaaagattcctttgatttcacacacacattattggTTTACTGTGCATGTAGATGGTACTAAGGGCCTGAGGATAAAGTGATcatataataatttatatacctaaaaatatataaatccaCACAGAAATACTGGTGACATCATAACAAAATAGGCTGCTATTCATTATTCAGTCTTAACTACCCAATAAATGTGACAAGTATGTGTcattgggtgtgtgtgtgtgtatgtgcacaatGAATGACTGATGATCAATTCATCCTCAAagtaaaccaaaacagaaaaaaatctccaCCAAAAAAATATGTATGCTTTCTAATCATTGTGGTGATAATTAtgataatcattattattattgttgtcattattattgttagtgtACCAATGTTACCACTCTAAGTTGCATTATaatcaacataaaatataaagaaagtaaaacaaaatacacagcTTGGAAAGAGAAATGAACAAATCAGAGACAAACCCACACCGCCAGTACTGAGCCTTTGGTTTAGATCAAGGTTAGATTAGTTTGGACCTGCTGCACTTACTTTGGCTGGGAGGGGTGCTAATACATGCTAGAGCTatgtttatgtgctgttttgtttttatacttgAACATACTAAAATATAAACTAGGTAAAAATCCAGTACtccatgtgtttctgtttttttaacatcttaaaTGTTCTTGTCTACTTCTTCAGTTTCATATCGGACATCAACCTCTCTGGGTGTGTCTGAATTGCCCTCCAGGACGTTCTGGATTTGGTTGAGCACCTTTTCATGGAACACCATGTCCAGGTGGGCCAGCCCTCGGTACTCTGTAATGTGGACAGGCTTCTTCTGCTGTCCAATCCAACGTTTGCAAAGACTCATGCTAAAGCTGTCCACTGTGTCGTCCCCATCGGCGTAAACAAAGTCCACTGGGTCCACGTTTGGAAAGTCCTCGTCGTAAATGTACGTTATCGGAGTTGGAAGCCCCACGCCATACATACACCACACCTCAACACCAGGTGGGTGTAGATCAATAGTGAGATTCTTGGTGTCCTCCCACATATACCTGGAATCAACAAGAGGATAGAGCAGGTTGTGAAATCGAGGGGAGCACAACAGTTATGatcaatattttcatatcaGCAATGGATCACATGACAACTTGTGAAAGAGTTCGTCTGAGGTGACGAACCCTCAAGGAACTATCAAGTGactgcagttcccctcagctctatAGAACTTTAAAGCAAACTTTTAAATGAGTTTCGAAAGAAAGGGgtcaaaatcaatgcagcagagTTAAAACCTGCTCCTGTATTACCCACCATGCAATTCGGGTGTGTTATGCTACTGGCAGCTGATGCAGCCTTAAGCAGAGGTAGGGAGCAGGTTAGAGAGATCTGGTAAGCTCGCTTGTCTCTAACTCTATTCTGCcagattttttcatttcatttcagtttcttaAGCCCCAAATTACATCAACTCAAGTAACACCACTTGAGCAAGTTTATCAGATTTTGCACAGCttcctctggagccacaaaTGACTTCATAAAGTCCGAGTGTTGGAGTAGTCCTCCCAACGCTGGTAAACTGATGTAAAATTGGTGGGTTTGCCTCTCAAAGCTTGTTATATTCACTCTGGTTCACTCTCATCAAATCCTTGTTGCTCTTTGAATGAAAAAAGCTCAAAACTGGCATCACCAAATGGTGTCTAGCTGGTGAACATTTACCAGCTAAAGAGGAGAATATTACCCTTAGGACTTGTGGAAGAAAGAGTGGAAACGTTGGAGCAACACATAATGAAGAGACTGTCTAGTTATAAAGAAGTAATTTACATAATGGAGCAGGTTCTCATGTGTACTAAGAGGTAAAATTGATCTTAGATTACCACCCTCACTATGTAGTCATTGTTCTGTGGATCATAAAAATTTCCAAAGCATTGGAGTCAACTACATATTAAGCTCAGGTGGGTAAATGTTCCATCTAGACTGtgtaacaacattaaaactgtgaATTACCAGCCATCCTCAAAATTGATGTCTGTGAAGAAGCGCTGGTAGTCCTGGTTTGTGTAGTTAAAGGTAGGTGTGGAGATAAACACGTGGTCCTTTGGCCAGACTTTATCTGACGGCAGCATCCAGGGATTAGTTGTTGCCATCCTCTGTTCCTCACGGATCTTGATGTTGGAGATCATTGGGATGCCGTCATTTTCACCTGCAAGTCAATAATTTGGGAGGGATATAAATCACAGTTGTAAATATGACACACAAGACTGTACAGTCGTGCAGGACACATTTCATATTCAACCCATGTTTGGATCAAAGGTGAAATAATACTGTTGTTTCAATATTCCACATAGGTAACACTGCCCTGTGGAGTTGTTATTATGAGTGGGCCAGGTTCAAATCCCTTTATTAGCCTCTTCTGTTATACTGTATTCTATTCTCAGTACCTGATGCCATGACTCTAAGTGGTTTAACAGCACCCCCCCATGGAGCTCCCAGGGAAATGAAGCCCTTGATGTACTTGTCCTTCCAGGCCTGTGCCTGGTGGTTGAGGAAGTAGAGGACGTAGTGGCAGCCCATGCTGTGTCCCAGCAGGTAGACAGGCTGCTGGTACTGGTCGTACATCTCCTCAACCAGGTCCTGAAGCTTTGTGAAGTACTCTGCATTCTCATCTGTGATAGAAGGCATGACAGGAAGGTTGGAGACTGATGGCAGGAACACTGAAGAAGTGCACATTTCAGTCTGTGTCAGGAATGATCAttatcctcctcctcatcatcatcattagtATAAATAATGACACACGGTTTGGCATGACTAAATTAGTGTTGTTCTAGCTGAAATCATTTCTTTTGGCCACATATGGTCAGAGGAGTCCCACAGCAAGCGGGCAAACCCACAGTCCTGACATATTACAACCTAATGAAACTGTTATCACATGGCTGACATGAAGCTTTGTAAAGATTTGGAGTTTTTGGAATCCTGAACACCTGAATGTCTCATACATTTTACAGCCCACAACGTTTTTCACTGCTCCAGCTGCAACATTCATCTGCTTTCTGTTAAATCTACTCTTCATTACCCTTCTAGCAccaaaagaacaaacaacatTTGCAACCTTAACTATTGAACATAATGAAGCACTCAGCTGGTAAATATTATTTTCCCCAGTcaaaacagagtgagaaagagagtgaatagTTATCAGatggccagaaacacaactgaatGTTAATATTACTCTGTGTTATATA
This is a stretch of genomic DNA from Scatophagus argus isolate fScaArg1 chromosome 7, fScaArg1.pri, whole genome shotgun sequence. It encodes these proteins:
- the lcat gene encoding phosphatidylcholine-sterol acyltransferase, yielding MGSTGHVCSVLLTVFLLGLHHSSGFWIVNVVFPPNAKPRAPSNSTPPLIIVPGNLGNRLEAKIDKPTLVHWLCYKKTEHWFPLWIDLNMFMPIGVDCWIDNIRLVYNRTTRRSSNSPGVQVRVPGFGQTYPIEFLDSNKLAGYFHTMVQHLVNMGYTRNETVRGAPYDWRLAPNENAEYFTKLQDLVEEMYDQYQQPVYLLGHSMGCHYVLYFLNHQAQAWKDKYIKGFISLGAPWGGAVKPLRVMASGENDGIPMISNIKIREEQRMATTNPWMLPSDKVWPKDHVFISTPTFNYTNQDYQRFFTDINFEDGWYMWEDTKNLTIDLHPPGVEVWCMYGVGLPTPITYIYDEDFPNVDPVDFVYADGDDTVDSFSMSLCKRWIGQQKKPVHITEYRGLAHLDMVFHEKVLNQIQNVLEGNSDTPREVDVRYETEEVDKNI